A stretch of DNA from Cloacibacillus sp.:
TTAATTTAAATTATGGAATTAATTTTAATGCTGATGTTTTTAGGTTTGAAGACCTAAACTTATTATTTGAATCCAGTCCAGGTATTCATCCCAGGCTTTATCCGTCCAGCTTTCCAGACCTAAAAGGAATATTTGAATCATGTCTGAGGGCCGTAATCGTTACAACGATATGAAGCTTTCCAGACCTAAAAGGAATATTTGAATCCCATAAAAGTATAGGTATAATAGCAGTTTTCAAGGTTCAGTATACATCAGTATAAACAAACATAAAAAAAACACAAATCGCTATTGGTACGATTGTTACTGCTTATTTGCCTTTTTCACAAAGTCCGTTGATCTCCATGTATTTTATCACTATTGGAGGTCGACGCGGAAATTTCTGCATTACTATATTAGCAAAAATAGAGCTATCCCCTCTCCCTCACCGCACGATAATACCCCGTGATCACCTTCTGGTCTCTCATGTATGTGATCACTTTTTCCTTCGCTATTTTGTCTAGGTCTTTTAAAAGAGCCACTATTTCGTTATCCAGCGGATCGGCGAACATCAGCTCCCCCTCTTTCGGTTCGGCGGGTCTGCCATCGATAATCTGCCATTCTGTTTCCGGACCAACGGCGATCCCCAGTTCCTCATAGGCTAGATCTATAACGGAACATCTCAGTACCCTTGCCACATTGGCTAGAACATCAAGGGGAATTTTTCTTACGCCGTTTTCGTACTGGCTCATCGTGTTCGGCTTTACGTTTATCAATTCGGCGAGCTCTCTTTGATTCAATCCAGCTCTTTTTCTTCTTGCGACAACCTCTTTTCCAATCATTATCTTTTCCTCCCTTTATAGTTTCTACATAGTTTGAATATCACGAAATGTGAATTATTTAATTGACAGTTCTCGAATTCGAGACTATATTTAATCTCGTTATGTGATAAATAGAATTCTCAAAAAGGCGGTAGATATCCGTGAACAAAAATGAGCTGCGGTACCTGCGTCTGAAAAACAACCTGACTCAACGGCGGATGTGCGAGATTATCGGGATCTCGTGCAGCAGGTATTCGCGTATTGAGAGGGGGTATGTCGTTCCAACTGAGGCGGAGTGTGAAAAGCTGGCGGAATATTTGGGGATATGTGAAAGAAAATGGCGTTCGTAACAGAGTGTGTCTGAAAATTTCAGTCACAACAGCTTGACCTGGCACCGAGAATTTTTATTTTAACAGGAGGCGTATCTATATGAAAAAAGTTATCTTAGCGGTTCTTATCCTCACCTTTATCATCTCATCATCGGCAATGGCGGCAACCACCTTTATCACAATCGGCACGGGAAGCACCGGCGGTACCTATTACCCCGTAGGCGCCGGGCTTGCGAAGATATGGACGAAGTATGTGCCGGATCTTAAGGCCGACGCCCAGTCCACCGGAGGCACCGTCCACAATATTCAGTTAATGGAGAAGAAGGAGATCCAAGCGGCGACGATGGACAATAATTATTACAACGCCTACAACGGGCTGCTCAAATATAAGGGGCAGGAGCATAAATACCTGCGCGGGATGCTCCCCCTTTATCCCGAGCCGGTGCAGATAATGGTGGCTAAGGGAAGCGGCATCAAATCTCTGAAGGATTTCAAAGGCAAGCGTATCTCTATCGGCGCGGTGGCCAGCGGTACGGAGCTCAGCGCGCGCGAGCTGATCAAGGCCGCGGGGCTGGACCCCGATAAAGATATCAAAGGCGAGAATCTCGGCGTCGGTGATACAGGAAGCGCCTTCGCCGACAAGCATATCGACGCGGCGGTGATGCTCGGCGCGCTTGGAATGGGCGGCGTTGTGGAGCCGTCGACGCTCGGCCTTGTCGAGTTCATCGATATCCCCGACGATATTATTGAGAAGGTCATCAAGCAGTCGCCCTACTGGTTCAAGTTCACGATCCCCGCAGACACTTACAAGGGACAGCCGTCCCCCGTCAAGACATACGCTGGGCCCAATATCATAACTGTCACGGCAGAGATCCCTGACGATATCGTTTACCAGATGACAAAGACAGCCTTTGAAAATAAAAAAGACCTCGTGACTATCTCCTCCAATATGCAGAACATGACCCCAGAGGGCGCCAAGAACATTATGATACCGCTGCACCCGGGTGCTATGCGGTACTATAAAGAGATCGGCGTGATCAAGTAACTAACTCTCCCAACTCCGCTGAGGATGGGAGCGGTATATTATCCCCCGCTCCTATCCCCAGCCCTACACGCGCGGCGCGTAGTTTATATAACAATCAATCAGACATTCAGCAAGGTATTCTTCCATAAGGAGATGAAGTAATGGCCCCTGTCTTTCGCCCTACGTGGGTAGAGGTGGATTTGGAAACGATAAAGGAAAATTACAAGAATATAAAGAGGTACGTCTACGGCGCTGAGATCATCGCCGTTGTGAAGGCCAACGCCTACGGGATGGGGCTGCTGCCGACGGTGGGGGCGCTGGCAAACGCCGGATGCCGTTATTTCGCCGTGGCCACGCCCGACGAGGCCTTCGAGCTGCGCGCCTCAGGTTTTAACGGCTCCGTTCTGGTGATCGGCCCGGCGATAGGCAGCTGCGCCCCGCTTTATGTGAAGCATGACATCGAGACCGTCTGCGCCGATGAAGGATTCCTCGATCAGCTGAACGCCTGCGGCGTCGAACAGGGCAGGCGCGTAAAGGTACATTTCAAGATAGAGACCGGACTTGGCAGGAGCGGTTTCGCCCCGGAGCACTTTCTCGCAAAGGCCGGCAAGTTCTATTCCCTCCCCGGTATTGAGGCGGCGGGCATTATGAGCCACTTCGCCGTCGCCGACGAGGGGCGCAGCGGCTTCACGGAACGGCAGTTCGAACGCTTTTCCAGGGTATTGAAGACGCTTGAGGCCAGAGGCATAAACGTCGGCACGAGGCATATCTGCAACAGCTCCGGCACTTTGCTGTATCCGCGGATGCACCTTGACGCGGTACGCGTCGGTAAAATACTCTACGGCTTCTGCCCGAAAACCGTTGAAAAACCCGTCGAACTAAAGTATTCTTTCAAGGTGCGCTCAGAGATAACCTCCATACGGATGGCCGCGATCGGTGAATCTTTCGGGTACGGCCTGCGTTATGTCTGCCGCGACGACGACCTTATCGCGGTGGTGCCGATAGGCTATGCAGACGGCTACAGCCGGATGTACATGGGAAAGAGTTACGCGCTGGTCCGCGGACACAGGGTTCCCGTCGTAGGCAGCATCTGCTGCGACCAGATTTTCCTGAAGGTGACCGACGTGCCGGAGGCGGAGGTCGGCGACGAGGTCATCCTCGCCGGCAGGCAGGGCGAGGAGGAGATCTCGACGGAGGAGCTTGGCGGATATCTCGGGACAAGCGCCTGTGAAGCCTTCAATTTATTCAGGGGACGCATACCGCGCCTGTACAACATGGATAGGGAGCTTTCAAAGGAGAAGTTTGATGAAAGATAACGAAAATAAGAAGGTCGATCTGCTGGAAGAGCTTACGGACAGCAATGAGGAGATAACGAATCTCATCGAAAAGTACGACGCCGAGAGCAGGTACCGGACGCTGAAGGGACTGCCGGGCAAATTGATCAGCCTGTGGCTGGCGGCGATGTCCCTGTTTCACCTCGCCACCGCGGGGCTCGTCACTATGCCGCTCGCCATCCAGCGCGCGGTGCACCTGACATTTGCGATAACGGCGGTATTTATACTCTATCCCGCGACAAGGAGGGGCGCTAAGGACCGCACGCCGTGGTACGACTGGCTGCTCGCCGCCGCCGGATTTGCCGTCATCGGCTATATCGTGGTCTTTTTCAATGAAATTTCACGGCGAGGCGCCAACCCCACCGATATGGAGATATACCTGGGGATAGCCGCTAGTCCTTATCGTCGAGGGCGGACGCCGCATAGTCGGCAACGTGCTGCCGTGCCTCTCGATAATCTTCCTCGCTTACTGTTATTTCGGAAATTATGTTCCGGGAATATTTCAGATCAGGGGGTATTCGCTGAGCCGGATAATACAGCACATGTATCTCACCCCCGAGGGGATCTTCGGCCTCGCGCTTGGCGTATCGGCGACCTTCGTCATCGTCTTTATCATCTTCGGGGCATTTCTCTCACACAGCGGCGGCGCTCGTTTTTTCAATGAGCTCGCGCTTGCGGTCGCAGGCGGCCGTCCCGGCGGTCCGGCGAAGGTCGCCGTCGTCGCCTCCGGACTCCTCGGGACGATAAGCGGCTCTTCCGTGGCAAATGTCGCGACCACGGGAGCCTTTACTATTCCTTTGATGAAGCGCGTCGGTTATCAGCCCTATTACGCGGGGGCGGTGGAGGCCTGCGCCTCGACGGGAGGGCAGCTGATGCCGCCGATCATGGGGGCGGGAGCGTTCATTATGAGCGAATTCCTTGGCATTCCATATCTCACGATTGCCGGAGCCGCCGTCATTCCCGCCTTCCTCTACTACGCGGCGATCTTTACAAACGTGCACATCAGGGCAAGGAAGAAAGGGCTTCAGGGGCTGCCAAAGGAACAACTGCCCGCACTGAAGGAGGTCATGAGGGCGGACGGGCATCTGGTGATCCCCGTCATCGTCATCATAGCGACGCTCTTAATGAAATACACGCCCCTGCGGGCGGGATTCATCGGCGTGATCTCTGTCATCGTCGTGAGTTCGCTGAAAAAGAACACGCGCATGAGCTTCGCCACCATATTTAAGGCTTTGGAGGATGGAGCGCGCGGAGCGCTTGGCGTCGCGATGGCCTGCGCCCTTGTCGGCTTCATCGTCGGCACCTCTTCGCTGACCTCGCTCGGCCTCACCATATCAAACAACATCATCGAGATCGCGGGCGGCAATCTGCTCCTTACGCTCGTCATGGCGATGTGCGCCTGTATCATCCTTGGCATGGGGCTGCCGACCACGGCAAACTACATCGTATGCAGCACGATAATCGCTCCGGCGCTCATCGGTATGTCGGTCTTGCCGCTTGCCGCGCATCTTTTCGTATTCTACTTCGGCATCATGGCGGACATCACGCCGCCCGTTTGTCTCGCCGCCTTCACCGGTGCGGGAATCGCCGGGGCAAGCCCCTCTAAGACGGGATTTACGGCGACGCGCATCGCGATCGCGAGCTTCATGCTCCCCTACTGCTTCGTCTATAATCCCATGCTGCTGTTGCAGAGGGTGGTATATTGGGAGCTGGCCATTCTCGTAATCTCCGCCTTTCTCGGCGTGATGATGCTCGCCGGAGCGCTTGAGGGCTGGATCTTCCGTGATCTTCGAGTGGCGGAGCGCGCCGTCATCGGCGCGGCGGCGGTCGCCGCGATACATCACGACATCACGGTAAGTGTATGTTCTATCGTCGTGCTGCTTGCCTTGTCTTTTTATTTTTACAGGACCAGATGTAAGGCCCCCTCCCTGTGCCGGACGGAGTAAATACAAAGCAAAGACGCTTGGCGCAATTTCTCTTACAGCTATTCCAGCAAAACGCCGTGTGGAAAACCCGCGCGGCGTTCTCATTACCGGCAGGAAAACAACCGATAAACATCTCATTATTGTTAATAATATATATATTATTAACAATAATTACTGTGATTATATCGTTATGCTGTAAATCATAACCTTCTATTTGACATTTTTATCTTTTAAAATATACTCATGCTTAGACTTTAGCTGTATTTTCAAAACCGCGTCATTTATAGGCAAAAAACCAACATCAGCTGTCGGCGATGGGAAATGTGACATGGTAAGGCACAACGTATATCTTGGGCGGAAAGAGTGTGGTTCTTCTGAGACGCTGTTTTATCTGTTTCATATTTGTCGCCTGCTGCCTATTTTTCAGCCTGGCGGCAGCGCCCGCCTTCGCGGTTTCAAGCCACCTGATTCCGCTGCCGGCGGTAAATTTTGACGCGCCGTCGCCCAGGACCGCCAATGCCGAGCTTTCGCAAAAAGAATATGAGCAAAAAATATCATCCCTGGAAAAAATATGCGGAGACCGCTATAACGTATTCGCGCAAACTCTCAGCGAAGAGGAAAAGGCGGCGCTCTCCATGAGCCATGCGAGATGGCGGGAGTTTCTCTTTTCCCTGCAAGAAACGCTGAACAGACAGCTCAACACTCAGGTGAAGGTATTTTACGGCATAAAAGAGAGGGAGCGGGTGACGAATATTTACCGCGACGCCGCAGCCGCCGTCTATGAACAGAGGATAAGCGACCTGGAACGCTGGTCGCGGGGCGACTTCTCGCCCTTAAAAATCGGAGAGCCCGATGCGCTCAATGGCACTCTCGCATATGAAGAGAATCTATTCAACGAACGGGCTTCACGCTGCGTTTACCTGATGGAGGAGCGTTACAGGCTGGAGGAGTTCGCCTCGCAAAAGGCCTGGCGTGATTTCCGGGAGGCGCAGCTTTCTTTTATCAAAAAAATGGCGGACGACCGTCACGCGCTGTCAGAAGAAAATCTTCTGATGCTGCGGCGGATAAACGACATCCGCGCGCTGCAGGCGGAGGGGCTCGTCTTTTTCAAGCGGGAGAGAGAGGAATGACAGAGAAGATATTTCGCGGGAGAGGGGCTGTTATAGAGGCATAAGCATGTAAGACTATCACGCGGAGTTTATCCCGTTTAACACAAATTTGCCTAATGACGCAAAGGAGGTCATAGCGTGAAAAGATCGGCGGTTATATTTTTTATCATCTGTTCCGTCATACTGAGCGCCGCGGCGGCTTTCGCGGCAAATCCGCTGGAAAAGCTAAAGACGCCGGCGGAACTTTCCAACTGGACGAGGACCACCTCAAGCAAAGAGGTTATCGATTATCTGACGCAGGTGGCGAAGAACAGCGGCGGCAGGATACGCATGGAGTTTATCGCCTGGACGACGAAGGGCAATCTCGTTCCCCTGCTGGTAATCGGCACGCCAGCGCCGAAGTCGCCGGAAGAGGTACCGGCAGAGAAGGCAATCGCCTATGTGAACTGCAACATCCACTCCGGCGAAATCGAGGGCAAGGAGTCGATGCTCATCTTCGCACGGGAGGTTGCGCTGGGCCGGCATGACGACCTGCTCAAAGACCTTGTGATTTTACTTGCCCCGAACATGAGCCCCGACGGCAACGACAACCTCGGGACCTGGCGCCGGGGAAGCCAGTTCACCCCCGCGCTGGTGGGAACGCGGTACAACGGGCAGGGTTTCAACATGAACCGCGATATGACGAAGCTCGAGGCCTATGAGTCGCGCGCAGTGGTCGAGGTGATGAACAAATGGGACCCAGTGATCTTCGTGGACGCTCACGCGACAAACGGCTCCTATATGCGCCACGCCGTCACCTACAACTGGGGGCTGCACCCAAACACCGATCCCAATATCATGGCCTACAACCGCGGCGAGTTCTCGCGCAAGGCCATCGGCCCGGACTCGTACCTGTATAAGAAGCTCGACCACAAGTCTATCCCCTACGGCAATTTCGGGAAAAATTACAGCGGCAAGGTCTCGGAGGGCTGGTGGACCTTCGAGGATTATCCGCGCTACACGACAAACTACGCGGGGCTCCGCAACCGCCTCGCGATGCTGCTGGAGGTCTATTCCTACGATGACTTCAAGACACGCGTGGATACGCAGTACGCCTGTATCTATGGCATACTTCAGACGGTGGCGCAGGACAAGGATAAGATCAAGGCCCTCATAAAGAAGGCCGACGAGCGGGAGAGCGCAAGAGCGACGGCGGGAATATCGCCAAACGACAAGGTCTGCCTCAATTCGTATCTCACTACGCTGGACGAGATCGACGGCGGTTATGTCAGCGTCGATTCGTACGCCGCGGACGGCGAGGGGCGGGTCACGCCAACCCGCACCGAGTACGGCATGGACGGGTTCAAAACCGCCGTCTACTTTGAGAAAGAGGCCGTGCACCACATCCCCTATTACGGCAAGTTCGTACCGACCGGCACCGAGCAAATGGGCGCGCTCTATGTCATCCGCCCCGGCGCGGACGACGCGGTGCAGCTCCTTCTCCGCCACGGCATCACCGTCGACAGGATCACGGAGGACGTCGCCGCGGCGGACTTTGAATGGTTCAAGATCGATACTCTCGGCACAAAGAAATCTCTCTACGAGGGGCACCATATGAACGTCGTCTCCGGCGACTGGACGGCCTCAAAGGATCTCACGCTCCCCGCCGGAAGCTTTGTCGTTTCGACGGCCCAGCCGCACGGCTCTCTAGCCGCCCTGCTGCTTGAGCCCAAGAGCGTCGACGGTCTCGTCTCCTGGAACTATCTCGACAAGCTGATCACGACGGAGGGCGCGTGCTACGACCGCTTCATGACCAGAGATTCATCCACCAACGCCAGGGTGGTATTCCCTGTGTGGAAGTTCCGCGAATTCGGCGGCATTCCTACGTCAAAGCTGACGCCGGTGGAAAGGCTGGCGCACGACGAGACTCTGCCTAAGCCGATAACATCAGGCCGTACAAAGACGGCTCCTTAAGAGGCGGCGGCGCGTCCTGCGGGCCCCCTGGGGAATGGACCGCGGTCTCCTGACGCGGAAACGGACATGAACGTTAAAAGGCGCGCCAGAATTACCGGCGCGCCTTCATAAATTTACTCAGCAACGGCTTTCCGCACCCACGCCGCCGCGCGGGAAGACAAATAGGCCGCTAATAGAGCTCCCTGTATATCTTCAGCACCCGCCCGCGGTCGAGAGGCACGAAGTTGTTCGCCATCAGCCGCTGCTGGCACTGCATCACGGAGTCGGCAAACTCGTCCAGTTCGTCCTCTTTCACGCCATATTCGCGCAGCGGTTTTTTCGCGAGTATCTTATCCAGAAGGGTTTCA
This window harbors:
- a CDS encoding TAXI family TRAP transporter solute-binding subunit; this translates as MKKVILAVLILTFIISSSAMAATTFITIGTGSTGGTYYPVGAGLAKIWTKYVPDLKADAQSTGGTVHNIQLMEKKEIQAATMDNNYYNAYNGLLKYKGQEHKYLRGMLPLYPEPVQIMVAKGSGIKSLKDFKGKRISIGAVASGTELSARELIKAAGLDPDKDIKGENLGVGDTGSAFADKHIDAAVMLGALGMGGVVEPSTLGLVEFIDIPDDIIEKVIKQSPYWFKFTIPADTYKGQPSPVKTYAGPNIITVTAEIPDDIVYQMTKTAFENKKDLVTISSNMQNMTPEGAKNIMIPLHPGAMRYYKEIGVIK
- a CDS encoding helix-turn-helix transcriptional regulator encodes the protein MNKNELRYLRLKNNLTQRRMCEIIGISCSRYSRIERGYVVPTEAECEKLAEYLGICERKWRS
- a CDS encoding M14 family zinc carboxypeptidase yields the protein MKRSAVIFFIICSVILSAAAAFAANPLEKLKTPAELSNWTRTTSSKEVIDYLTQVAKNSGGRIRMEFIAWTTKGNLVPLLVIGTPAPKSPEEVPAEKAIAYVNCNIHSGEIEGKESMLIFAREVALGRHDDLLKDLVILLAPNMSPDGNDNLGTWRRGSQFTPALVGTRYNGQGFNMNRDMTKLEAYESRAVVEVMNKWDPVIFVDAHATNGSYMRHAVTYNWGLHPNTDPNIMAYNRGEFSRKAIGPDSYLYKKLDHKSIPYGNFGKNYSGKVSEGWWTFEDYPRYTTNYAGLRNRLAMLLEVYSYDDFKTRVDTQYACIYGILQTVAQDKDKIKALIKKADERESARATAGISPNDKVCLNSYLTTLDEIDGGYVSVDSYAADGEGRVTPTRTEYGMDGFKTAVYFEKEAVHHIPYYGKFVPTGTEQMGALYVIRPGADDAVQLLLRHGITVDRITEDVAAADFEWFKIDTLGTKKSLYEGHHMNVVSGDWTASKDLTLPAGSFVVSTAQPHGSLAALLLEPKSVDGLVSWNYLDKLITTEGACYDRFMTRDSSTNARVVFPVWKFREFGGIPTSKLTPVERLAHDETLPKPITSGRTKTAP
- the alr gene encoding alanine racemase, encoding MAPVFRPTWVEVDLETIKENYKNIKRYVYGAEIIAVVKANAYGMGLLPTVGALANAGCRYFAVATPDEAFELRASGFNGSVLVIGPAIGSCAPLYVKHDIETVCADEGFLDQLNACGVEQGRRVKVHFKIETGLGRSGFAPEHFLAKAGKFYSLPGIEAAGIMSHFAVADEGRSGFTERQFERFSRVLKTLEARGINVGTRHICNSSGTLLYPRMHLDAVRVGKILYGFCPKTVEKPVELKYSFKVRSEITSIRMAAIGESFGYGLRYVCRDDDLIAVVPIGYADGYSRMYMGKSYALVRGHRVPVVGSICCDQIFLKVTDVPEAEVGDEVILAGRQGEEEISTEELGGYLGTSACEAFNLFRGRIPRLYNMDRELSKEKFDER
- a CDS encoding TRAP transporter permease; its protein translation is MLPCLSIIFLAYCYFGNYVPGIFQIRGYSLSRIIQHMYLTPEGIFGLALGVSATFVIVFIIFGAFLSHSGGARFFNELALAVAGGRPGGPAKVAVVASGLLGTISGSSVANVATTGAFTIPLMKRVGYQPYYAGAVEACASTGGQLMPPIMGAGAFIMSEFLGIPYLTIAGAAVIPAFLYYAAIFTNVHIRARKKGLQGLPKEQLPALKEVMRADGHLVIPVIVIIATLLMKYTPLRAGFIGVISVIVVSSLKKNTRMSFATIFKALEDGARGALGVAMACALVGFIVGTSSLTSLGLTISNNIIEIAGGNLLLTLVMAMCACIILGMGLPTTANYIVCSTIIAPALIGMSVLPLAAHLFVFYFGIMADITPPVCLAAFTGAGIAGASPSKTGFTATRIAIASFMLPYCFVYNPMLLLQRVVYWELAILVISAFLGVMMLAGALEGWIFRDLRVAERAVIGAAAVAAIHHDITVSVCSIVVLLALSFYFYRTRCKAPSLCRTE
- a CDS encoding helix-turn-helix domain-containing protein is translated as MIGKEVVARRKRAGLNQRELAELINVKPNTMSQYENGVRKIPLDVLANVARVLRCSVIDLAYEELGIAVGPETEWQIIDGRPAEPKEGELMFADPLDNEIVALLKDLDKIAKEKVITYMRDQKVITGYYRAVRERG